From the Bacteroidia bacterium genome, one window contains:
- a CDS encoding alpha/beta hydrolase, with protein MTRNPHAGDSILERAMHIEVNGDSIYVKLLLHRSPETREQSPTLLFLHEALGSVGQWKSFPKELCQATGCDGVVYDRIGHGQSSPMHKPRDLHFYQEEAEVVLPALLSALNIRRPLLLGHSDGATIALKFASSFPEAAVGVVSMAAHVIIEDITLDGIRDAQRLYTETDLRAKLTRYHGDKTDAVFSAWAGTWLQPGMKKWNMLDDLRLITCPVLIIQGERDAYGSRAQVDAIAEHVHGKHEILWLKDCGHVPHLEERQAVIASVCRFVEDARSRE; from the coding sequence ATGACACGCAACCCGCACGCAGGCGACAGTATACTCGAACGCGCGATGCACATAGAAGTGAACGGTGATTCCATCTATGTGAAGCTGCTGCTGCACAGATCTCCGGAGACGAGGGAGCAGTCTCCCACACTGCTGTTTCTGCACGAGGCGCTCGGGAGCGTCGGGCAATGGAAAAGTTTTCCCAAAGAATTATGCCAGGCGACAGGCTGCGACGGTGTTGTATATGATCGGATAGGGCACGGGCAATCCTCGCCGATGCACAAGCCCCGGGACCTGCATTTCTATCAAGAGGAGGCCGAGGTCGTACTGCCCGCGCTCCTTTCCGCATTGAATATCAGGCGGCCGCTGCTGCTGGGACATAGCGACGGCGCCACGATAGCATTGAAATTTGCGTCCAGCTTTCCGGAGGCAGCGGTGGGAGTGGTGTCCATGGCCGCGCATGTGATCATCGAGGACATTACGCTCGACGGCATACGCGACGCACAGCGGTTATATACTGAAACGGATCTCCGCGCCAAGCTCACACGCTATCACGGGGACAAGACGGACGCCGTCTTTTCCGCCTGGGCCGGCACCTGGTTGCAGCCCGGCATGAAAAAATGGAATATGCTGGACGATCTTCGGCTCATCACCTGTCCGGTGTTGATTATCCAGGGCGAACGCGACGCCTATGGCAGCCGCGCACAGGTGGATGCTATAGCGGAGCATGTTCACGGCAAGCACGAGATACTCTGGCTGAAGGATTGCGGGCATGTGCCGCATCTGGAGGAGCGGCAAGCGGTGATCGCGTCGGTCTGCCGTTTCGTCGAGGATGCGCGCAGCCGGGAGTAA
- a CDS encoding RNA polymerase sigma factor has product MSADFSRHTDTELFAAFKLNGKEKDAAFRELFSRYERRVYTFCLRMTGDPDSAADIFQETFTRFYKHTQTDEQILNILAYLLTSARNIFLNTRRNVVQWSPFDDEQQIAEQVPLYERNELMNLIRSALDLLDDTYREAFIMRFYEGLSYKEISEITGDSVASLKIRVMRAKDQVRSILSPYISDLNK; this is encoded by the coding sequence ATGTCCGCGGATTTCAGCAGACATACCGACACAGAGCTCTTCGCGGCGTTCAAGTTGAACGGCAAGGAGAAGGACGCAGCGTTTCGAGAGCTGTTTTCCCGGTATGAACGCAGAGTGTACACCTTTTGCCTGCGCATGACAGGCGATCCCGACAGTGCGGCGGACATTTTTCAGGAAACGTTTACACGCTTCTACAAGCACACGCAGACGGACGAGCAGATTCTGAACATCCTTGCGTATCTGCTCACCAGCGCCAGAAACATTTTCCTGAACACGCGAAGAAATGTGGTACAATGGTCGCCCTTTGACGACGAGCAGCAAATTGCCGAGCAGGTCCCGCTGTATGAGCGCAACGAATTGATGAATCTCATCCGTTCGGCTCTGGACCTGCTGGACGACACCTATCGAGAGGCATTCATCATGCGATTTTATGAAGGGCTTTCGTACAAGGAAATTTCCGAAATCACAGGCGATTCTGTCGCATCCCTGAAAATCCGTGTGATGCGCGCAAAGGATCAGGTGCGGAGTATTCTTTCTCCGTACATCAGCGACCTCAACAAGTAG
- a CDS encoding serpin family protein, with protein MRLLPALLIAMLFPACSEQATQPDEPTPIRQLTAGERQISRSTSAFGWGLYATVANAKPDANIVLSPLSASLALGMTMNGADGETWSQMRDALRHGTLAQGDINTGYRGLMDVLKSMDPRVTTTIANSVWTRQGFSVLPDFISTLKTSFDAEARNLDFDRADAAGIINDWVKTHTGGKIPSIIDPPISPEMVMYLINAVYFKGQWKHKFDAKNTRDAEFTDIRGVKKTVPMMARKAKVRYLETMLYTVADLPYGWDRYRMAVLVPKNVETLRMLESSLGEAEFATGILENMVETDVEVQIPRFTLEDDHNLNTTLEAMGMPRAFQPGVAEFTRINPEGGLYISSVRQKTFIAVDEEGTEAAAATSVGVGVVSVPPTLRADRPFIFVIHEVNTGAILFIGRVASIGN; from the coding sequence ATGCGACTTCTACCCGCGCTTCTGATAGCAATGCTTTTCCCCGCGTGCTCGGAGCAGGCGACACAGCCCGACGAGCCCACTCCGATTCGACAACTCACGGCCGGCGAGCGACAGATTTCGCGCTCCACCTCTGCCTTCGGCTGGGGCCTGTATGCCACTGTCGCGAATGCGAAACCCGACGCGAATATCGTCCTCTCGCCTCTCAGCGCCTCGCTGGCGCTGGGAATGACGATGAACGGCGCCGACGGCGAAACCTGGTCGCAAATGCGTGACGCCCTCCGGCACGGCACCCTGGCGCAGGGCGACATCAACACGGGATACCGCGGACTCATGGACGTGCTCAAATCCATGGATCCCCGTGTGACCACGACGATAGCGAACTCGGTGTGGACGCGGCAGGGTTTTTCCGTGCTGCCGGACTTTATCTCCACGCTGAAGACCAGTTTCGACGCGGAGGCCCGCAACCTGGATTTCGATCGCGCCGATGCGGCGGGCATCATCAACGACTGGGTGAAAACACACACCGGCGGAAAAATTCCGTCCATCATCGATCCGCCCATATCGCCGGAAATGGTGATGTACCTGATCAACGCCGTGTATTTCAAAGGACAGTGGAAGCACAAATTCGACGCGAAAAACACGCGCGACGCGGAATTCACCGACATTCGCGGCGTGAAGAAAACCGTGCCCATGATGGCGCGCAAGGCGAAAGTCCGATACCTCGAGACGATGCTGTACACCGTTGCCGATCTTCCCTACGGCTGGGACCGCTACCGCATGGCGGTTCTCGTGCCGAAAAACGTGGAAACTCTCCGCATGCTGGAGAGCAGTCTCGGTGAGGCCGAATTCGCCACCGGCATTCTTGAAAACATGGTGGAAACAGACGTAGAAGTGCAAATCCCGCGTTTCACGCTCGAGGATGACCACAATCTCAACACCACACTTGAGGCCATGGGCATGCCGAGGGCCTTCCAGCCCGGCGTCGCCGAATTTACCAGAATCAATCCGGAGGGAGGATTGTATATCAGCAGTGTTCGCCAGAAAACCTTTATCGCGGTGGACGAAGAGGGGACGGAAGCTGCCGCTGCGACATCCGTCGGCGTCGGCGTTGTATCCGTACCACCCACACTGCGTGCGGACAGGCCTTTCATCTTCGTCATCCACGAGGTGAATACCGGTGCCATTCTCTTCATCGGCCGCGTTGCGAGTATAGGCAACTGA
- a CDS encoding CRTAC1 family protein yields the protein MKIFATMLLTVLLCTISLQAQDVLIQRDNGTSFGAYYNAPSFTNESVIIPVAGPLPVLEIRIYYLGQTASRDTLIIAGDASEGAVPPTHWVWGYNTVIDPIVVDYNGTPGWKTIDVRDKNLRSDGYDRIVIQHWLKPGGPRISVDSDAQTTPYWSFLMNPTETNSLGGPGRYYLSTNDYMVRILVRYDYPDGQGSLPPPAPTFTNVAVAAGLVTSGLPVKSAIASVTDWDTDGWDDISIGGNYFRNKGDGTFENVTSALAIGGGYAMWGDYDSDGLPDAYVLNGGDNDKLFRNTGTGRFEDVTAASGLSNPAPTVSAVWLDYNGDGHLDLFLANGRRESGGTETYFQDRLWKNNGDGTFTNVTAASGIAAAEPAPYLDTWGATACDYNNDGLTDIFVATYRLAADMLFRNNGDGTFTEVGAQTGARGVPTASPQYFGHGMGCDFGDFDNDGWSDLAVGNLGHPDWRGAVSNPSLIFHNNMGVSFTNMQRDMGLKFFEMNSGVAWADLDNDGWLDLWQSQYSYQAAGSNGEPTRYSRVYFNEGPPSYRLRDRTWHTGALIHGAWTVSRLDYDNDGDIDLLVASPHDGVALFRNDFPRGGGYITVTLQGNPAEGVPQSAFGTRVVAYVGGKTITRTLSTSSAGSRAATHSTRLHFGLGSASIVDSLVLHYPNGHTRTVPSLAANRRYIIPYSGDISVSVQSIPTATEWSIGYASLSAGVLDFTVQTASALPASEVELYDMLGRRTFSIGMHSLEPGRHTLHLPVRPASGTYLLVLRNALGTRSSKLHLFR from the coding sequence ATGAAAATTTTTGCGACAATGCTGCTCACGGTGCTTCTCTGCACAATCTCGTTGCAAGCCCAGGATGTATTGATCCAGCGTGACAACGGCACCTCCTTTGGTGCCTATTACAACGCTCCATCCTTCACCAACGAATCCGTCATCATTCCTGTTGCGGGACCCCTGCCGGTGCTGGAAATCCGCATCTACTACCTCGGACAAACCGCGTCGCGGGATACGCTCATCATTGCCGGAGATGCGTCCGAGGGAGCGGTGCCTCCCACGCATTGGGTCTGGGGATACAACACCGTCATTGATCCGATCGTCGTGGACTACAACGGCACTCCCGGCTGGAAAACCATAGACGTGCGCGATAAAAATCTCCGCAGCGACGGCTACGACCGTATCGTGATACAGCACTGGCTGAAACCGGGCGGGCCCCGCATCTCCGTGGACAGCGATGCGCAAACCACGCCGTACTGGTCCTTCCTCATGAATCCCACCGAAACCAACAGTCTCGGTGGTCCCGGCCGCTACTACCTCTCCACCAACGATTACATGGTCCGCATTCTTGTCCGCTATGATTATCCTGACGGCCAAGGCTCACTGCCTCCGCCCGCCCCCACGTTCACGAATGTGGCTGTCGCGGCCGGACTCGTGACGTCGGGCCTCCCTGTCAAATCCGCCATCGCGTCGGTTACCGACTGGGATACGGACGGCTGGGACGACATTTCCATCGGTGGGAATTACTTCCGGAACAAAGGCGATGGCACTTTCGAGAATGTCACCTCCGCTCTGGCCATAGGCGGAGGCTACGCCATGTGGGGCGATTACGACAGCGACGGCCTCCCCGACGCCTACGTCCTCAACGGCGGTGATAATGATAAACTGTTCCGAAACACCGGAACAGGGCGCTTCGAAGACGTCACCGCCGCGAGCGGACTGAGCAACCCCGCTCCCACCGTATCGGCCGTGTGGCTCGACTACAACGGCGACGGTCATCTGGATCTCTTCCTTGCAAATGGACGCCGAGAAAGCGGCGGCACCGAAACCTATTTCCAGGACCGCCTCTGGAAAAATAACGGCGACGGCACCTTCACGAACGTCACCGCCGCGAGCGGCATAGCGGCCGCGGAGCCCGCTCCCTATCTCGACACCTGGGGCGCCACCGCCTGCGACTACAACAACGACGGGTTAACCGATATTTTCGTGGCCACCTATCGCCTCGCGGCGGATATGCTTTTTCGCAACAACGGCGACGGCACCTTCACCGAGGTCGGTGCGCAAACCGGCGCGCGCGGCGTACCCACCGCTTCTCCCCAGTATTTCGGCCATGGCATGGGTTGCGACTTCGGCGACTTCGACAACGACGGCTGGAGCGATCTCGCCGTGGGCAACCTCGGACACCCGGATTGGCGCGGGGCCGTCTCCAATCCCTCGCTCATATTCCATAACAACATGGGCGTGAGCTTCACCAACATGCAGCGTGATATGGGATTGAAGTTTTTCGAGATGAACAGCGGCGTCGCCTGGGCGGACCTGGACAACGACGGCTGGCTCGATCTCTGGCAGTCGCAGTATTCCTATCAGGCCGCCGGCAGCAACGGCGAACCGACCCGCTACTCCCGTGTCTATTTCAATGAAGGGCCGCCCAGCTACCGCCTCCGCGACAGGACCTGGCACACCGGCGCCCTGATTCACGGCGCCTGGACGGTATCGCGCCTGGACTATGACAACGATGGCGATATCGATTTGCTCGTCGCCAGTCCGCACGACGGCGTCGCGCTGTTCCGCAACGATTTCCCACGCGGCGGCGGCTACATCACCGTGACTCTGCAGGGCAATCCTGCCGAAGGCGTACCGCAATCCGCATTCGGCACGCGCGTCGTGGCCTATGTCGGCGGAAAGACCATCACACGAACGCTTTCGACCTCCAGCGCCGGTTCGCGGGCCGCCACGCACAGCACGCGCCTGCATTTCGGGCTCGGCTCCGCCTCAATCGTGGACAGTCTCGTCCTGCATTACCCCAACGGACACACACGCACCGTTCCCTCGTTGGCGGCCAACCGCCGTTATATAATCCCCTACAGCGGCGACATAAGCGTCAGTGTGCAAAGCATCCCGACAGCGACAGAATGGAGTATCGGATACGCATCGCTTTCGGCCGGTGTGCTTGACTTCACGGTGCAGACGGCTTCGGCGTTGCCTGCGAGCGAGGTGGAACTGTACGATATGCTTGGCAGACGAACGTTCAGCATCGGCATGCACTCTCTCGAGCCGGGCCGCCACACGCTGCATCTCCCTGTCCGCCCCGCGAGCGGTACGTATTTGCTTGTGCTTCGCAATGCCCTGGGTACTCGCAGCAGCAAGTTGCACCTATTCCGCTGA
- a CDS encoding putative Ig domain-containing protein has translation MKQLLYCLFFLAFTAPAGAQFLEQITVKEPLSLVQSRAHSDFAPDAVLTHAMFYGVEYQGIRLEMDVTNGKASGWVYRYYSPAQNASAWFVGVKVTILGYQAIKFDLDTLSNNVPVDLGSTPLSDSWVDSDAALQGSKDGGAETFLQQHPDTRMLLALIMNNPVQNGYVPMGQYWLLRYGASTDTLTCLVHAETALPFRCLSGNAPLITSLPHTVARVGEPYQYIVTAWGTPSPTYALTTSPAGMTLHPTSGVITWTPATGQEGPQNVTVTAVNPSGSDAQSYTIAVQGSATGPRITSTPVTEAIAGKPYTYQLASSASPPPQYALVESPQGMIIDAVRGTVYWSPTRAYAGAHNVRIKASNSGGDTEQAYVLEVYKAPIISAVSNKITGPNLPFWYSLEVDARPQPVFKLNAAPAGMEIDTAWGFITWTPTDTQLGTHVVLIQATNRAGMHQQSFEIVVDATVSVPDLSQPQSWKVASVWPSPARESANISVSTRSAGLLRVELFDALGRVASAMTRDVQSGSTLLSLPTADLTNGHYLLRLSLNGEMASRRLVIAK, from the coding sequence ATGAAACAACTGCTGTACTGTCTGTTTTTCCTCGCCTTCACCGCTCCGGCCGGGGCGCAATTTCTCGAGCAGATCACCGTCAAGGAGCCGCTGTCGCTGGTACAATCCCGCGCACACAGCGATTTCGCTCCCGACGCGGTGCTTACGCACGCCATGTTCTACGGCGTGGAGTATCAGGGCATTCGTCTGGAAATGGATGTGACGAACGGCAAAGCCAGTGGCTGGGTGTACCGCTACTATTCCCCCGCACAGAATGCCTCGGCGTGGTTCGTCGGCGTGAAAGTCACCATACTCGGATATCAGGCCATCAAGTTCGATCTCGATACGCTCAGCAACAACGTGCCGGTGGACCTGGGCAGCACGCCGCTCAGCGACTCCTGGGTGGATTCGGACGCGGCCTTGCAGGGCTCGAAAGATGGCGGTGCGGAGACCTTCCTGCAGCAGCACCCCGACACGCGCATGCTGCTCGCATTGATCATGAACAATCCCGTGCAGAACGGCTACGTACCGATGGGACAGTACTGGCTGTTGCGCTACGGAGCGAGCACCGATACCCTTACCTGCCTGGTGCATGCCGAAACCGCCCTGCCCTTTCGCTGCCTGAGCGGCAACGCCCCGCTCATCACCTCGCTGCCGCACACCGTCGCCCGCGTAGGCGAACCCTATCAGTACATCGTCACGGCGTGGGGCACACCGAGTCCGACCTACGCGCTCACGACTTCTCCCGCCGGGATGACCTTACATCCGACCAGCGGTGTCATTACATGGACGCCCGCTACAGGACAGGAAGGTCCGCAGAACGTCACGGTCACGGCGGTGAATCCCTCCGGCAGCGATGCGCAATCCTACACCATCGCGGTGCAGGGCTCGGCCACCGGACCGCGTATTACCTCCACGCCGGTAACCGAAGCGATTGCGGGCAAGCCCTATACCTATCAGCTCGCCTCGTCGGCCAGCCCTCCTCCGCAATATGCGCTTGTGGAATCTCCGCAGGGTATGATCATCGATGCGGTGCGCGGCACGGTGTACTGGTCTCCCACGCGCGCGTATGCCGGTGCGCACAACGTACGCATCAAGGCGAGCAACAGCGGCGGCGACACCGAACAGGCCTACGTCCTCGAAGTGTACAAGGCGCCCATCATTTCGGCGGTCTCGAACAAGATCACGGGCCCAAATCTCCCGTTCTGGTATTCCCTCGAAGTGGATGCGCGTCCGCAGCCCGTTTTCAAATTGAATGCGGCTCCCGCCGGCATGGAAATCGACACCGCCTGGGGCTTCATCACCTGGACCCCGACGGATACGCAGCTCGGCACGCACGTTGTGTTGATTCAGGCGACAAACCGCGCGGGCATGCATCAGCAGAGTTTCGAGATTGTGGTGGACGCCACGGTGTCCGTCCCTGATCTGTCCCAACCGCAATCATGGAAAGTCGCCTCTGTGTGGCCGTCTCCCGCACGCGAGAGCGCCAACATCTCCGTCTCGACGCGCAGCGCAGGACTGCTCCGCGTTGAGCTGTTCGACGCGCTCGGACGGGTAGCCTCAGCCATGACGCGGGACGTACAGTCCGGAAGCACCTTGCTTTCGCTTCCCACCGCAGATCTGACGAACGGCCACTACCTGCTGCGCCTCAGCCTCAACGGCGAAATGGCCTCGAGGAGACTTGTCATCGCGAAATAA
- a CDS encoding rhomboid family intramembrane serine protease produces MADPGFTAFPVSWILLAATIAASVLAFRSERFRAAALLYPWDIVRRREYYRLFSYGFIHADIIHLAFNMIALYSVSFALESVMGSARLAVLYLASVAAAAILPTRKQRDNPHYSALGASGAVSALFFSGMLYFPGAKVMIFLLPIPLPWPVFAVLFVLVSIMGNKRQWGNVGHDVHLYGALSGLLLTVILDPRSVQIFLTGIATLLNGG; encoded by the coding sequence ATGGCCGATCCCGGATTTACCGCCTTCCCTGTTTCCTGGATACTGCTGGCAGCCACTATCGCGGCCAGCGTTCTTGCCTTTCGTTCGGAACGGTTTCGCGCCGCGGCACTGCTGTATCCATGGGATATTGTCCGCAGACGCGAGTACTACCGCCTCTTCAGCTACGGTTTCATACATGCTGATATCATTCATCTGGCATTCAACATGATCGCGTTGTATTCCGTAAGCTTTGCGCTGGAGAGCGTGATGGGAAGCGCGCGACTGGCCGTGCTCTACCTGGCGAGCGTCGCGGCGGCCGCCATACTCCCGACACGGAAACAGCGGGATAATCCGCATTACAGCGCCCTGGGCGCTTCCGGCGCCGTTTCCGCCCTGTTTTTCAGCGGGATGCTCTATTTTCCGGGCGCGAAAGTCATGATCTTTCTTCTGCCGATTCCCTTGCCGTGGCCCGTATTTGCGGTGCTGTTTGTGCTTGTCAGCATTATGGGCAATAAGCGACAGTGGGGAAATGTCGGTCACGACGTGCATCTGTACGGAGCACTTTCGGGCCTGCTGCTCACGGTCATACTCGATCCCCGGTCAGTGCAGATATTTTTGACCGGGATTGCAACGCTGTTGAATGGCGGCTAA
- a CDS encoding ATP-binding protein, whose product MIDLLKEIILDFQELDPATGIPRRIAVTPVPGKATVCIGVRRGGKSTLMSQFMMRLRDSGVSRENILYLNFFDDRLHWLRHHQPGVISETYFSLYPEKKHVETVYCFFDEIQVVPGWESFVDRLIRMEKCEVYITGSSAHMLSREIATQMRGRALSWELFPFSFREFLDYKRIASEGQLSTKKRLTVQKAFEEYWETGGFPEVAGINPALRIKIHQEYFNAMLFRDLVERHDISHPKAVADLAHWLVDNAAALYSINKLTGYLKSLGHKVPKSTVSDYLDWFEDAYVLFTVRIFDASLARANTNPKKIYCIDHALVSSVSSGILVNSGHLLENLVFTALRRITPDIFYYKTRTGREVDFIFGRRATSHRLVQVCESLAAQQARKREITALAEAMKELKLSHGTIVTRNEEERIQVDSGTIDVLPAWRFLLSLPDSA is encoded by the coding sequence ATGATTGACCTGCTCAAGGAAATAATTCTTGATTTTCAGGAACTTGACCCGGCAACGGGGATTCCCCGGCGCATCGCGGTTACTCCGGTGCCCGGTAAAGCAACCGTATGCATCGGTGTGCGCCGCGGCGGTAAATCAACACTGATGTCGCAATTCATGATGAGGTTGCGCGACTCGGGTGTATCCCGGGAGAACATTCTCTACCTGAATTTCTTTGATGATCGCCTGCACTGGCTGCGACATCACCAGCCAGGAGTGATTTCCGAGACCTATTTCTCGCTCTACCCGGAGAAAAAACATGTCGAAACAGTGTATTGTTTTTTCGACGAAATCCAGGTCGTGCCGGGCTGGGAGTCCTTCGTTGACCGCTTGATACGCATGGAAAAATGCGAGGTATACATCACCGGATCTTCGGCTCACATGCTTTCACGGGAGATCGCAACACAGATGCGTGGAAGAGCGCTCTCATGGGAACTCTTCCCGTTCTCATTCCGGGAATTTCTCGATTACAAGCGCATCGCGAGCGAGGGTCAACTCTCGACAAAGAAGCGCCTGACTGTACAAAAAGCATTCGAGGAGTATTGGGAGACCGGTGGTTTTCCCGAGGTTGCGGGCATCAATCCTGCGCTGCGGATAAAGATCCATCAGGAATACTTCAATGCGATGCTTTTCCGTGACCTCGTCGAGCGTCATGACATCTCGCATCCCAAGGCGGTCGCGGATCTCGCACATTGGCTGGTGGACAATGCGGCCGCGCTCTATTCCATAAACAAGCTGACCGGCTATCTGAAATCCTTGGGTCATAAGGTTCCGAAATCCACTGTTTCGGATTATCTCGATTGGTTTGAAGATGCGTACGTCCTGTTTACTGTGCGGATCTTTGACGCATCGCTGGCCCGGGCCAATACGAATCCGAAAAAGATCTATTGCATCGATCACGCTCTGGTGTCCTCCGTAAGTTCCGGTATTCTCGTCAACTCCGGCCATCTGCTTGAGAACCTTGTATTTACTGCACTGCGCCGGATAACGCCGGACATTTTCTATTACAAAACCCGGACCGGTCGCGAGGTCGATTTCATCTTCGGGCGAAGAGCTACGTCGCACAGGCTTGTTCAGGTTTGTGAATCTCTCGCCGCTCAGCAAGCCCGCAAGAGAGAAATAACAGCTCTCGCCGAAGCCATGAAAGAACTGAAGCTGTCTCACGGTACCATTGTAACGCGCAATGAGGAAGAGCGGATACAGGTCGATTCCGGAACGATAGACGTGCTGCCCGCCTGGCGGTTTTTGTTGAGTCTCCCTGACAGCGCCTGA
- a CDS encoding DinB family protein: MDTLSQLKKTFVWNTLANKRVLAAIEEAAADAAVVTLLSHALMAEYIWFLRIEGFDTTTREVWPALSPAECRERCGENDAIISAYLTSASEAELARDVSYKNSRGDAFTTSVADILTHVTHHSAYHRAQINRRLRECGAKPAVVDFISFARGEWPETGVQG, translated from the coding sequence ATGGATACGTTGTCGCAACTGAAAAAAACCTTTGTCTGGAATACCCTGGCCAACAAGCGCGTACTCGCCGCAATCGAAGAAGCTGCAGCGGATGCGGCTGTGGTGACCTTGCTCTCGCACGCACTCATGGCCGAGTACATCTGGTTCCTGCGCATCGAGGGCTTCGACACCACCACGCGTGAGGTGTGGCCGGCGTTGAGTCCGGCCGAATGCCGTGAACGCTGCGGCGAAAATGACGCCATCATCAGCGCGTATCTCACCAGTGCATCGGAGGCGGAACTGGCGCGGGACGTTTCATACAAGAACAGCCGGGGAGACGCGTTCACGACCTCCGTTGCCGATATCCTGACCCACGTCACGCATCACTCCGCCTATCACAGGGCGCAGATCAACCGGCGACTGCGCGAGTGCGGCGCGAAACCTGCGGTGGTGGACTTCATCTCCTTCGCACGCGGCGAATGGCCTGAAACCGGCGTGCAGGGCTGA
- a CDS encoding alkaline phosphatase → MRGRYRVIHIVHLLLLPLAIVTAQREQPGNIIFMIGDGMGTGQLSALVLAKPGAAVLEFPVAGLSATQSATHFVTESAAGGTALSTGYRTNNASVGLRSDGKPAQTLLEFARDLGKAVGVIATSSVTHATPASFLAHVSSRKLEFDIAEQMAASGADVIFGGGRQWFLPEGQGGKRTDGRNLLSEMQNKGYTVSVTQNPPADGSDKAIWLTANDGTAPAPGRKPTSAEMLGEALRLLSKKEHGFVLMLEGSQIDWACHDNDFARTRDELLDFDNAVRIALDFAAKDGNTLIVVTADHETGGLGVMGTNPDGSDMQGQWLHKEHSGGLVPVLAYGPGAERFGGIQRNDELARKLFHCLGDKAFEGTP, encoded by the coding sequence ATGAGAGGCAGATATCGAGTCATTCATATTGTTCACTTGCTGCTCCTTCCGCTTGCAATTGTCACCGCACAGCGAGAGCAGCCCGGAAACATCATCTTCATGATCGGCGACGGCATGGGTACAGGGCAGTTGAGTGCTCTGGTGCTGGCGAAGCCCGGTGCGGCGGTTCTCGAATTTCCCGTGGCGGGATTGAGCGCGACACAGTCCGCGACACATTTTGTCACGGAATCGGCGGCCGGAGGAACGGCGTTGAGCACCGGTTATCGCACCAACAACGCGTCGGTAGGACTGCGATCCGACGGAAAGCCCGCACAGACCCTCCTGGAATTTGCCCGTGACCTCGGGAAGGCGGTGGGCGTTATAGCAACCAGCTCGGTGACGCATGCCACGCCGGCATCCTTCCTGGCGCATGTGTCCTCAAGGAAACTGGAATTCGACATCGCGGAACAGATGGCAGCGTCCGGTGCAGACGTCATTTTTGGAGGCGGACGTCAATGGTTTTTGCCTGAAGGGCAGGGTGGCAAGCGCACCGATGGCCGTAATCTTTTATCCGAAATGCAGAATAAAGGATACACTGTGTCCGTTACACAGAATCCGCCTGCCGACGGCAGCGACAAGGCCATCTGGCTCACGGCGAACGACGGCACTGCTCCGGCTCCGGGGCGGAAGCCGACGTCTGCCGAAATGCTTGGCGAAGCGCTGCGATTGTTGTCGAAAAAGGAACACGGCTTCGTGCTCATGCTCGAAGGATCGCAAATTGATTGGGCCTGCCACGACAACGATTTTGCACGGACACGTGACGAACTGCTCGATTTCGACAACGCGGTCAGAATTGCGCTGGATTTCGCCGCGAAGGACGGTAACACACTCATCGTTGTGACCGCCGATCATGAAACCGGCGGACTCGGAGTCATGGGTACGAATCCCGATGGATCGGACATGCAAGGCCAATGGCTGCACAAGGAACACAGCGGCGGACTTGTCCCCGTGCTCGCTTACGGACCGGGTGCGGAGCGTTTCGGTGGTATTCAGCGCAACGACGAACTGGCCAGAAAGCTGTTCCACTGCCTCGGTGACAAAGCCTTCGAAGGTACACCGTGA